One window from the genome of Salvia splendens isolate huo1 chromosome 9, SspV2, whole genome shotgun sequence encodes:
- the LOC121746508 gene encoding mediator of RNA polymerase II transcription subunit 13-like isoform X2, with amino-acid sequence MWTNIFKIGGLHRISWFQFLPNEFDFSALPDKSVKVDPKDAAMSAVLSAHLQLQKEGFLSAWTNSFVGPWDPSQGLHNPDEKIKLWLFLPGQHSSINEKAQHAVATLRVLASGFWVSPGDSEEVASAISQALRNCIERALRGFSYVRFGDVFSKYQPFTQNEELFRRGQPVAEFIFAATEETIFVHVIISAKHVRALSTGDIEPFLSSSSRRTNDQISVVVSPHGMRGKLTGCCPGDLVKQVFLSSGKFRDPNGTSGLPFKVARGSGLPTQQRGQNCFVEVTLGCQEKLARDSANLHSNFSQPHGTESPASRICNQRWPLDKLPICEKKFVYPTEAVLVPVMQTSFARSSLKRFWLQNWAGPSLSASSLVMHCDDKVDSMDGSSLEPSGTRSYHGYRSSSNSNSSSYGSMSSSSSDSDRKVLGARDLEADADSLMSRQSGLSSLGQMPNDVLQLGSKRPRSGTSESFGQAGMVLNPSMTDYGTMEANMSINGATNETVGSQWGWDDDDRGMGMDIQALLSEFGDFGDFFENDALPLGEPPGTAESQVLMFPAPDGGELCSSPSTSVIDVPDRMLVSTGFPTFDNFNQLNAPDSVEDSVIKNQETTKSSAPRQVTCMLPSSNIEFDHVVKAEALMSFAPEYGGVEAPNSEISSVIFRSPYIPRSCKVDSASSSSHYVYSATPPSPCCNGSHEKSILPSEKACTEKKELCSAFKSKKYYTHVERGKQQTGASHNSLSKSEVGGSSAQFFALSQADVKPISAKASDSSQKGDNCLPSARTVLATEIECLVCQVSMCRLRHTLLSSSNISPSSLSGLSCSSTQNLGHNDSSTMVDNMSCKSELKKKETIPVRIAGDVDGGMLDGSLTAPVGVWRSVGIPKVAKTGSSNMEVCPSIPHNSFMEESMLSYGLRQPLQELLDGIAFLVQQATSFVDVALDADCGDGPYGWLALQEQRRRGFSCGPSMVHAGCGGLLASSHSLDIAGMELVDPLSVDVQASLTIGLLQSDIKEALKSAFSNADGPLSVMDWCRGRNPSNESAMTYDGHSAEYIASASECRDSSSTVTLSVGDPMSPSLTSAGGASGLKGDGTRGDDGGTSLMESDQQHCSWIRPTLSVVPFPSILVGYQDDWLKTSAGSLQLWEKAPLEPYATVKHMSYYVVCPNIDPLTTAATDFFLQLGTVYETCKLGTHSPQSLGNELDIDSKKISPGFALLDCPQSMKIDTNNASMLGSISDYFLFLSNGWDLTSYLKTLSKVLKTLKFGSSVPGNSKEGNGGPCTVVYVVCPFPEPLAVLQTVVEASIAIGSVIRSSDKERRSMMHNQVAKALSYPASVDESFSNVLTLTGFSIPKLVLQIVTVDAIFRVTSPKLNELIILKEIAFTVYNKARRISRGASGETMSSLSVPGGSHSVLMQMSPSVPGMWKDCVGSRIGGPPLQRESELDTSLRQGAWDNSWQTARSGGLGADPSRTGDIFPLDDIRCLFEPLFILAEPGSIERGLSPFFGNSADSSKLSDDCTSTSFVQNSTSSVTGDNGPVSQHDSLDSDGLTSGHQKSIPSLHCCYGWTEDWRWMVCIWTDSRGELLDSCVYPFGGISSRQDTKGLQSLFVQILQQGCQILQACSPDAGVAKPRDLVITRIGCFFELECQEWQKALYSAGGSEVKKWSLQLRRSLPDGMPAGSNGNSLQQQEMSLMQERALPSSPSTLYSPHSKSSSFMKGGIAQPSSRKQLMGGHAVLDNSKGLLQWVQSISFVSVSIDHSLQLVLQADSSPGSSQGSATSGLSGYLEGYTPVKSLGSTSASYLLVPSPSMRFLPPSVLQLPTCLTADSPPLAHLLHSKGSAIPLSTGFVVSKAVPSMRRDARSLSKEEWPSVLSVSLIDYCGINVVSQEKSGKGANKPVGRGVSSESKDIEVETHIILDTIAAELHALSWMTASPAYLERRSALPFHCDMVLRLRRLLHFADKERSRLPEKAPT; translated from the exons ATGTGGACAAATATATTCAAAATC GGAGGTTTGCATCGGATATCATGGTTTCAGTTTCTTCCCAATGAATTTGATTTCAGCGCTCTACCTGATAAGAG TGTGAAGGTGGACCCGAAAGATGCAGCGATGTCGGCAGTGCTCTCAGCACATCTGCAGCTGCAGAAGGAAGGGTTTCTCAGCGCATGGACTAACTCTTTCGTTGGACCCTGGGATCCTTCTCAGGGTCTGCATAATCCTG ATGAGAAGATTAAGCTTTGGCTTTTTCTCCCTGGTCAACACTCCTCTATCAATGAGAAGGCACAACATGCTGTTGCCACATTGAGAG tGCTCGCATCTGGATTTTGGGTGTCTCCTGGCGATTCTGAAGAAGTTGCTTCTGCCATATCACAGGCTTTAAGAAACTGTATAGAAAG AGCACTTAGAGGCTTTTCATATGTACGATTTGGGGATGTGTTCTCCAAGTATCAGCCATTTACTCAGAATGAAGAACTATTCAG GAGGGGTCAACCTGTCGCTGAGTTCATCTTTGCTGCAACAGAAGAAACAATATTTGTTCATGTTATTATATCTGCTAA GCATGTCAGAGCTCTTTCAACTGGCGACATTGAACCTTTCCTCAGCAGCTCTAGCCGGCGTACCAATGACCAAATTTCAG TTGTTGTTTCTCCTCATGGAATGCGTGGGAAGCTCACGGGATGTTGTCCTGGTGATCTTGTAAAGCAAGTGTTTCTGAG CTCCGGAAAGTTTAGAGATCCAAATGGAACTTCAGGTCTTCCTTTCAAAGTTGCTCGAGGATCTGGACTGCCAACTCAACAAAGGGGACAAAATTGCTTTGTTGAAGTGACCCTTGGTTGTCAAGAAAAGCTGGCGCGGGATAGTGCGAACTTGCATAGTAACTTTTCTCAGCCTCATGGCACTGAGTCTCCAGCTTCTAGAATATGTAATCAGAGGTGGCCTTTAGACAAGCTTCCAATTTGTGAAAAAAAGTTTGTCTATCCAACAGAGGCTGTTCTTGTTCCAGTTATGCAGACATCTTTTGCAAGATCATCTTTGAAAAG ATTCTGGCTGCAAAATTGGGCTGGACCGTCTTTGTCAGCTTCATCACTTGTTATGCATTG TGATGACAAAGTTGATTCAATGGATGGATCTTCTCTTGAACCAAGTGGAACTCGTTCTTACCATGGTTATCGTAGTAGTAGTAACAGTAATAGTAGTAGCTATGGCAGCATGAGCAGTTCCTCAAGTGACAGTGATCGCAAGGTCCTGGGAGCTCGTGATCTTGAGGCAGATGCAGATTCTTTAATGTCCAGACAGTCTGGTTTATCTTCCCTGGGTCAGATGCCAAATGATGTCCTTCAATTG GGTTCTAAAAGGCCACGAAGTGGGACTTCCGAGTCATTTGGTCAAGCAGGCATGGTTTTGAATCCTTCCATGACAGATTATGGTACCATGGAAGCCAATATGTCTATTAATGGGGCTACAAATGAAACTGTTGGATCTCAGTGGGGATGGGACGATGATGATAGAGGCATGGGGATGGATATTCAAGCACTACTATCAGAGTTTGGCGATTTTGGTGACTTTTTTGAGAATGATGCTTTGCCACTCGGGGAG CCTCCAGGGACTGCTGAGTCTCAAGTTCTCATGTTTCCTGCGCCTGATGGTGGTGAGTTGTGTAGCAGCCCCAGCACCTCAGTGATTGATGTGCCAGATCGAATGCTTGTATCGACAGGTTTTCCAACCTTTGATAACTTCAACCAACTAAATGCTCCTGATTCTGTGGAAGATTCAGTCATCAAAAACCAAGAAACCACAAAGAGTTCTGCTCCCAGGCAAGTTACTTGTATGCTGCCATCTTCCAATATTGAGTTTGATCACGTCGTAAAGGCTGAAGCACTGATGTCATTTGCCCCAGAATATGGGGGTGTGGAAGCCCCTAACAGTGAGATCTCCTCTGTGATTTTTCGAAGCCCCTACATTCCTAGATCTTGCAAAGTGGATTCTGCATCAAGCTCAAGCCATTATGTGTACTCTGCAACACCTCCTTCCCCTTGCTGTAATGGATCTCATGAGAAGTCCATCTTGCCAAGTGAGAAAGCTTGTACAGAAAAGAAAGAATTGTGTTCTGCGTTtaaatcaaaaaaatattacaCACATGTTGAAAGAGGAAAGCAGCAAACTGGTGCAAGTCATAATAGTCTTAGCAAAAGTGAAGTTGGAGGTTCATCAGCACAGTTTTTTGCTTTGAGCCAAGCAGATGTCAAACCTATCTCAGCTAAAGCAAGTGACAGCTCACAAAAAGGAGATAATTGTCTCCCATCCGCTAGGACTGTCCTTGCAACAGAGATTGAATGCCTAGTGTGCCAGGTTTCCATGTGTAGGTTGCGACATACACTGCTTTCTTCCAGCAACATTTCACCTTCTAGTCTGAGTGGATTATCTTGTAGCAGCACTCAAAATCTAGGTCATAATGATTCAAGCACCATGGTGGACAATATGTCATGCAAATCTGAGttgaaaaagaaagaaacaattCCTGTTAGGATAGCTGGTGATGTAGATGGGGGAATGCTAGATGGGTCTTTGACTGCACCAGTTGGGGTCTGGCGTTCTGTTGGAATTCCCAAAGTTGCTAAGACAGGTTCATCAAATATGGAGGTCTGCCCATCCATTCCAcataattcattcatggaaGAAAGTATGCTTTCATACGGACTACGGCAGCCACTACAGGAACTTCTTGATGGTATCGCATTCCTTGTTCAGCAAGCTACTTCATTTGTTGATGTGGCTCTGGATGCTGATTGTGGTGATGGTCCATATGGGTGGCTCGCACTTCAAGAGCAGAGGAGGCGTGGATTTTCATGTGGACCCTCTATGGTACATGCTGGCTGTGGGGGTCTTTTGGCTTCTTCCCATTCCCTGGACATTGCTGGAATGGAGCTTGTTGATCCACTCTCAGTTGAT GTCCAGGCTTCTTTAACAATTGGTTTACTTCAGTCTGACATAAAAGAAGCGTTGAAATCTGCATTTAGCAATGCAGATGGCCCTCTTTCTGTTATGGATTGGTGTAGGGGCCGTAACCCATCCAATGAATCGGCGATGACTTATGATGGACACTCTGCGGAGTATATTGCTAGTGCAAGTGAATGCCGAGATTCTTCTAGTACAGTAACTTTATCCGTAGGAGATCCCATGAGCCCATCTCTGACCTCTGCTGGTGGAGCATCTGGGCTCAAAG GTGATGGAACCAGGGGGGATGATGGAGGTACTTCTCTGATGGAGTCAGATCAGCAACACTGCTCATGGATACGGCCTACACTATCTGTTGTTCCATTTCCATCAATACTTGTTGG GTACCAAGATGATTGGCTCAAAACCTCAGCCGGTTCCTTGCAACTGTGGGAAAAGGCTCCTCTGGAACCTTATGCAACTGTGAAACAT ATGAGCTACTACGTGGTATGTCCAAATATTGATCCACTTACAACAGCTGCTACTGATTTTTTTCTTCAGCTTGGAACTG TTTATGAAACCTGCAAGCTGGGAACACATTCACCCCAAAGTCTGGGAAATGAGTTGGATATAGATTCCAAGAAAATATCACCTGGTTTTGCTCTTCTTGATTGCCCTCAATCAATGAAGATAGATACCAACAATGCATCTATGTTGGGATCAATCAGTGattatttccttttcctatcAAATGGCTGGGACCTGACTAGTTATTTAAAGACTCTTTCTAAGGTTCTTAAGACCTTGAAATTCGGTTCGTCTGTGCCAGGGAATTCCAAGGAAGGAAATGGTGGACCATGCACT GTTGTTTATGTGGTCTGCCCCTTCCCAGAGCCTCTTGCAGTCCTACAGACTGTGGTTGAAGCTTCGATTGCTATCGGATCAGTGATTCGATCTTCTGATAAAGAAAGGAGATCCATGATGCACAATCAAGTTGCAAAAGCTTTGAGTTACCCTGCTTCTGTAGATGAATCATTTTCAAATGTTTTGACTCTTACAGGATTTAGCATCCCAAAGCTTGTATTGCAGATTGTGACTGTAGATGCCATATTTAGGGTTACTAGCCCCAAGCTAAATGAGCTGATCATTCTAAAGGAAATTGCTTTCACTGTTTACAATAAGGCTCGGCGAATTTCACGGGGAGCATCTGGTGAGACAATGTCATCATTATCTGTGCCAGGGGGTTCTCATTCAGTCTTGATGCAAATGTCTCCGTCAGTTCCTGGTATGTGGAAGGATTGTGTTGGTTCTCGAATTGGAGGACCTCCTCTTCAGAGAGAGAGTGAACTTGATACAAGCTTGAGACAGGGTGCTTGGGACAACTCTTGGCAGACAGCAAGGAGTGGGGGGCTTGGAGCAGATCCCAGCAGAACTGGAGATATCTTTCCTCTGGATGATATTCGTTGTTTGTTTGAACCACTTTTTATTCTTGCAGAACCTGGATCCATTGAGCGTGGGCTTTCACCCTTTTTTGGTAATTCGGCAGATTCATCAAAGCTGTCAGATGATTGCACAAGTACTAGCTTTGTGCAAAATTCTACTTCTTCAGTAACTGGGGATAATGGTCCTGTTTCTCAGCATGATTCCTTGGATTCAGATGGTTTGACATCTGGCCACCAAAAATCAATCCCAAGTCTGCATTGTTGTTATGGGTGGACTGAGGATTGGCGCTGGATGGTGTGCATATGGACAGATTCAAGGGGAGAATTGCTTGACAGTTGTGTTTACCCCTTTGGAGGAATCAGTAGTCGGCAAGACACAAAGGGTCTGCAGTCCCTTTTTGTCCAAATACTACAACAAGGATGCCAGATTCTTCAAGCTTGTTCTCCTGATGCTGGTGTAGCTAAGCCTAGAGATCTCGTGATTACACGAATTGGATGCTTTTTTGAGCTCGAGTGCCAGG AGTGGCAGAAAGCTTTATATTCAGCTGGGGGTTCTGAGGTGAAAAAGTGGTCTCTGCAGCTCCGTCGTTCCCTTCCTGATGGAATGCCAGCTGGCAGCAATGGAAATTCTTTACAACAGCAGGAGATGAGTTTAATGCAAGAGAGGGCACTGCCTTCTTCACCAAGTACATTGTACAGTCCTCATTCTAAATCTTCCTCATTCATGAAAGGTGGCATTGCACAACCTTCCTCGAGGAAGCAGCTAATGGGTGGGCATGCAGTGTTAGACAATTCAAAAGGCTTACTGCAATGGGTACAGAGCATCAGTTTTGTCTCAGTCTCGATTGATCATTCATTACAACTGGTGTTACAAGCAGATTCATCTCCTG GGTCAAGTCAAGGTAGTGCCACGTCAGGTCTGTCAGGCTATCTTGAAGGATACACACCTGTGAAGTCCCTTGGGTCTACATCAGCTTCCTACCTTTTAGTCCCTTCACCGAGCATGCGCTTTCTGCCTCCTTCGGTTCTTCAGCTCCCTACATGTCTCACTGCAGATTCCCCGCCTCTCGCCCATCTTCTACATAGCAAAGGATCTGCAATTCCCCTGTCCACGGGTTTTGTCGTTTCAAAAGCAGTACCTTCAATGAGGAGAGATGCCAGGAGTTTATCAAAAGAAGAATGGCCTTCAGTTCTCTCTGTTAGTTTAATTGACTATTGTGGAATTAACGTTGTCAGCCAAGAGAAGTCAGGGAAGGGTGCCAATAAGCCTGTGGGGCGAGGTGTGAGCTCTGAATCCAAAGATATCGAGGTGGAAACGCACATCATACTAGATACAATAGCAGCAGAACTCCATGCTTTGTCCTGGATGACTGCTAGCCCAGCATACTTGGAGAGAAGATCCGCTTTGCCTTTCCATTGTGACATGGTTCTGAGACTCAGAAGGCTTCTCCATTTTGCAGATAAGGAACGCTCCCGGCTTCCAGAGAAGGCACCGACATGA